A stretch of Armatimonadota bacterium DNA encodes these proteins:
- a CDS encoding ribonucleoside-diphosphate reductase subunit alpha, producing the protein MAEVATLVGLPHWLERLARPIPGGTRLLNSLRDDPAVRGSGESELELALLQASQGRIHQDPGYERLAARLMLRRLYREALGTPEPDPDAYRAGFCRYVPQAASAGALDERLLRFDLQGLSRVLRPERDLWLPLIGVSTLADRYLVRDPETRRLLEVPQFLFMRVAMGMSLVERDPATWAEAFYDAMSRLDYLPSTPTLFNAGTPHHQLSSCYVSDVLDSMHHILQSCEEFGKVAKYAGGLGASVTKLRAAGAPVRGINGTSSGIIPFIHLFDSLIRAVSQGGRRRGTLAVYLEPWHLEIRAFLDLKRNAGDPYLRAHSLNTALWVPDEFLLRVERDDEWYLFDPAYTPELPDLWGEAFSRAYRCRIEEARAGRIPPRAFRVESARSLFREILATLQETSHPWVAFKDASNVRSMLPGVIHSSNLCTEIHLPTSEEEMAVCNLASVNLARHVTSGGLDWHRLRRTVRLAIRGLDNVIDLNLYPTARASRGNLRHRPVGLGLMGLAEVFARLGMRYGDEASCECTDRAVEFLSFCAIEASCQLATARGPFPSFPDSRWARGEVPIDTLQELAELRGGPVVDRSGRLHWDALRHRVRQGIRNGTVLAIAPTATISLVAGTTPGIDPCYANLFARQTLSGKFLEFNRVLVEQLQSLGLWDRVRAQLVEERGDLERIEQIPQALRHVHRTAYQIPPEDFVRVAALAQKWVDQGVSRNLFVRDRSLDAMARLYLEAWRAGLKSTYYLFTAPRMYAEPSTVHVNKARERLRWNLELPEHAISCAPGCESCAG; encoded by the coding sequence GTGGCCGAAGTGGCGACCCTGGTTGGTTTGCCGCACTGGCTGGAACGGCTTGCCCGCCCAATCCCCGGCGGCACGCGTCTGCTGAACAGCCTCCGTGACGACCCCGCGGTCCGCGGCAGCGGGGAAAGTGAGCTCGAACTGGCCCTGCTTCAGGCCAGCCAGGGCCGGATTCACCAGGACCCCGGTTACGAGCGCCTCGCGGCAAGGTTGATGCTGCGCCGGCTGTACCGGGAAGCCCTGGGGACCCCCGAACCCGACCCTGACGCCTACCGCGCCGGTTTCTGCCGGTACGTGCCGCAGGCCGCGAGCGCCGGGGCCCTGGACGAACGACTGCTCCGGTTCGACCTCCAGGGCCTGAGCCGGGTCCTGCGGCCCGAACGGGACCTGTGGCTGCCCCTGATCGGGGTGTCTACCCTTGCGGACCGGTACCTCGTCCGGGACCCCGAAACCCGCAGGCTGCTGGAAGTCCCGCAGTTCCTGTTCATGCGAGTCGCCATGGGGATGAGCCTCGTTGAGCGCGATCCCGCGACATGGGCGGAGGCCTTCTACGACGCCATGAGTCGACTGGACTATCTGCCCAGCACCCCCACCCTGTTCAACGCGGGCACTCCTCACCACCAGCTCAGCAGCTGCTACGTGTCGGATGTGCTGGACAGCATGCACCACATCCTCCAGTCCTGCGAGGAGTTCGGGAAGGTCGCCAAGTACGCCGGCGGCCTCGGGGCCTCCGTCACCAAACTGCGCGCCGCGGGTGCTCCGGTCCGCGGCATCAACGGCACCAGCTCCGGCATCATTCCCTTCATCCACCTCTTCGACTCGCTCATCAGAGCCGTCAGCCAGGGAGGGCGTCGCCGCGGCACCCTCGCCGTGTACCTGGAGCCCTGGCACCTCGAGATCCGGGCCTTCCTGGACCTCAAGCGGAACGCCGGCGACCCGTACCTGCGGGCCCACAGCCTGAACACCGCGCTGTGGGTCCCGGACGAATTCCTCCTCCGGGTGGAGCGGGACGACGAGTGGTACCTCTTCGACCCTGCGTACACGCCGGAGCTCCCCGACCTGTGGGGCGAGGCCTTCTCCCGGGCCTACCGCTGCCGAATCGAGGAAGCCCGGGCCGGCCGCATCCCGCCGCGCGCATTCCGCGTCGAGAGCGCCCGGTCCCTGTTCCGGGAGATCCTGGCCACACTGCAGGAGACCAGCCACCCCTGGGTCGCCTTCAAGGACGCCAGCAACGTACGCAGCATGCTGCCGGGGGTGATCCACTCCAGCAACCTCTGCACCGAGATCCACCTGCCGACCAGCGAGGAAGAGATGGCTGTGTGCAACCTCGCCAGCGTCAACCTGGCACGTCACGTGACCTCCGGGGGGCTGGATTGGCATCGCCTCCGCCGCACCGTGCGGCTCGCCATCCGGGGCCTGGACAACGTGATCGACCTGAACCTCTACCCCACAGCACGCGCATCCCGCGGGAACCTGCGCCACCGGCCCGTGGGACTGGGCCTGATGGGGCTCGCGGAGGTCTTCGCACGGCTGGGCATGCGCTACGGTGACGAAGCCTCCTGCGAGTGCACCGACCGCGCAGTGGAGTTCCTGAGCTTCTGCGCCATCGAGGCCAGCTGCCAGCTGGCCACAGCACGCGGGCCCTTCCCCTCGTTCCCCGACAGCCGCTGGGCCCGGGGTGAGGTGCCCATCGACACCCTTCAGGAGCTGGCCGAACTCCGTGGCGGACCTGTCGTGGATCGCTCGGGGCGTCTGCACTGGGACGCCCTCCGCCACCGGGTGCGTCAGGGCATCCGGAACGGGACGGTCCTCGCCATCGCGCCCACCGCCACCATCAGCCTGGTCGCCGGGACCACCCCTGGCATCGATCCCTGCTACGCGAACCTCTTCGCCCGCCAGACGCTGTCCGGGAAGTTCCTGGAATTCAACCGCGTGCTCGTGGAGCAGTTGCAGTCGCTGGGTCTGTGGGATCGGGTGCGCGCGCAGCTGGTCGAGGAGCGGGGGGATCTGGAGCGCATCGAGCAGATCCCGCAGGCCCTGCGCCACGTTCACCGCACCGCTTACCAGATCCCTCCCGAGGACTTCGTCCGGGTCGCCGCCCTGGCCCAGAAGTGGGTGGACCAGGGAGTCAGCCGCAACCTGTTCGTGCGGGATCGCTCCCTGGACGCCATGGCGCGCCTGTACCTGGAAGCGTGGCGGGCCGGCCTCAAGTCCACCTACTACCTGTTCACCGCTCCCCGCATGTACGCGGAGCCCAGTACCGTCCACGTCAACAAGGCCCGCGAGCGGCTCCGCTGGAACCTGGAACTTCCCGAACACGCGATCAGCTGCGCACCGGGCTGTGAGTCCTGTGCCGGCTGA
- a CDS encoding ribonucleotide-diphosphate reductase subunit beta — protein MRPLVGGNPLEPVQLVPLSYPWAYAHAQQGKRNTWFPEEVPLAEDVRDWETRLSPDEQRAVELLLGFFNPMESLVTHNLVLAIYRHVTAPEARLYLARQIWEEANHTMAFEYVLKTLPVERERVFNAHRNEPAVRAKEEFLVDLSRTMLDPLDLSRVSHRRSFLRNLVGYYIILEGVFFYGGFLFAYTFRRRNLLRGLATIVDWTLKDESLHLSFGIHLIGELLAQDPDLMTPGLGRELLHLILTAVDLERDYNRALLQRPVLGVSAEVLNAYVEYITDRRLEELGLPASFHTPNPAPWMATEVDVPEIVNFFEARNIHYEVAAPRDVEG, from the coding sequence ATGCGGCCTCTGGTTGGCGGGAATCCCCTCGAGCCTGTCCAGCTCGTGCCCCTCAGCTACCCCTGGGCGTACGCGCACGCCCAGCAGGGCAAGCGCAACACCTGGTTTCCCGAGGAGGTCCCCCTGGCCGAGGATGTCCGCGACTGGGAGACCCGTCTGTCCCCGGACGAACAGCGCGCCGTGGAGCTCCTCCTGGGCTTCTTCAACCCCATGGAGTCCCTGGTGACCCACAACCTCGTCCTCGCCATCTACCGCCACGTCACCGCTCCCGAAGCGCGTCTGTACCTGGCCCGGCAAATCTGGGAGGAGGCCAACCACACCATGGCCTTCGAGTACGTGCTCAAGACCCTTCCCGTAGAGCGCGAACGGGTCTTCAACGCCCACCGGAACGAGCCGGCCGTCCGGGCCAAGGAGGAGTTCCTGGTGGACCTGTCCCGGACCATGCTGGACCCGCTGGATTTGTCCCGGGTCTCCCACCGGCGCAGCTTCCTGCGGAACCTGGTGGGCTACTACATCATCCTGGAGGGCGTCTTCTTCTACGGCGGGTTCCTGTTCGCCTACACCTTCCGTCGCCGCAACCTCCTCCGTGGGCTCGCCACCATCGTGGACTGGACCCTCAAGGACGAGAGCCTGCACCTGAGCTTCGGCATCCACCTGATCGGGGAACTCCTCGCCCAGGACCCCGACCTGATGACGCCCGGGCTGGGTCGGGAGCTCCTGCACCTCATCCTGACGGCGGTGGACCTCGAACGGGACTACAACCGGGCGCTGCTCCAGCGGCCTGTCCTGGGGGTCAGCGCGGAGGTTCTGAACGCCTATGTGGAGTACATCACCGACCGCCGGCTGGAGGAGCTGGGCCTGCCGGCCTCGTTCCACACCCCCAACCCTGCGCCCTGGATGGCCACGGAGGTGGACGTGCCGGAAATCGTCAACTTCTTCGAGGCCCGGAACATCCACTACGAGGTCGCGGCCCCGCGCGACGTCGAGGGCTGA
- the thiW gene encoding energy coupling factor transporter S component ThiW, whose protein sequence is MQARPLVLAALFAALPVVLSFFPGAIPVAGAKVLPWQHMVNVVAGITLGPWYAALAATVAAIVRNALGVGTPLAFPGGMAGALVVGFAYRLWRRPWVGLLEPLGTGPVGATVGALIVAPAFMGKALPLGALMVAFLASSIPGAAVGTLLLKALERAGVTAPTGARG, encoded by the coding sequence ATGCAGGCGCGACCGCTGGTCCTGGCGGCGCTCTTCGCGGCGCTGCCGGTGGTCCTCTCGTTCTTCCCCGGTGCCATCCCGGTCGCCGGCGCCAAGGTCCTGCCCTGGCAACACATGGTGAACGTGGTGGCCGGCATCACCCTGGGGCCGTGGTACGCGGCCCTGGCCGCCACGGTGGCCGCCATCGTGCGCAACGCCCTGGGCGTGGGCACGCCGCTCGCCTTTCCCGGGGGGATGGCCGGGGCGCTCGTCGTCGGCTTCGCCTACCGCCTGTGGCGCCGGCCGTGGGTGGGGCTGCTCGAGCCGCTCGGCACCGGTCCCGTGGGCGCCACCGTCGGCGCCCTCATCGTGGCGCCCGCCTTCATGGGCAAGGCGCTGCCGCTCGGGGCGCTCATGGTGGCCTTCCTGGCCAGCTCGATCCCCGGCGCGGCGGTGGGGACGCTCCTGCTCAAGGCCCTGGAGCGCGCGGGCGTGACCGCGCCCACCGGAGCGCGGGGGTGA
- the cytX gene encoding putative hydroxymethylpyrimidine transporter CytX — protein MRLWWGQPTRGRFDVGVLTLPRPRLQVPPAWGIEPVPAAYRRLGFLDFFALWSSLGVGLLVLAAGGLLVPGMSPRAALGAIVLGTLIGNLLLALTGLVGSRTALPTMVLLRPVLGLRGSYLPTVLNVVQLVGWGAFEVYIMAQAADAISRQLTGLHRPALWALLFAAIATLLALGGPLVVVRRWLERFAIWLVYATTLYLTGYLLTHHDLRALLARPGTGALPFWLGVDLVVAMPVSWMPLVADYNRFAQRPAAAFWGTYLGYFLANVWFYALGALFVLALRTQEVIPAVLSVAGGALALLLLLVDETDNAFANIYSTALSLQNILPRAPQRLLIVLVGTLCFVVAVNVNLVAYEAFLFLIGAVFVPLFGVLAADYFVPGGRARAPLSQAAADGAGRAEGAGRGVSLPGLVAWAVGFLVYQWIAPTALPGWEGALRAAFTAVGLPFPLRDVVPWLGGSVPGFLAALVAYALLRGVWPR, from the coding sequence GTGAGGCTGTGGTGGGGGCAGCCGACCCGGGGACGGTTTGACGTGGGCGTCCTCACCCTGCCTCGTCCCCGCCTCCAGGTCCCGCCGGCGTGGGGCATCGAGCCGGTCCCGGCGGCGTACCGCCGCCTGGGTTTCCTCGACTTCTTCGCCCTGTGGTCGAGCCTGGGCGTCGGCCTGCTGGTCCTGGCCGCGGGCGGCCTGCTGGTGCCAGGGATGAGCCCCCGGGCGGCGCTGGGCGCCATCGTGCTGGGCACGCTCATCGGGAACCTGCTGCTCGCCCTCACCGGCCTCGTCGGCAGCCGCACCGCGCTCCCCACGATGGTCCTCCTGCGCCCGGTGCTCGGGCTGCGCGGGTCCTACCTGCCCACGGTGTTGAACGTGGTCCAGCTGGTCGGGTGGGGGGCCTTCGAGGTCTACATCATGGCGCAGGCCGCCGATGCGATCAGCCGCCAGCTCACTGGCCTGCACCGCCCCGCGCTGTGGGCGCTCCTCTTCGCCGCCATCGCCACCCTGCTGGCGCTGGGCGGCCCGCTGGTGGTCGTGCGCCGGTGGCTGGAGCGCTTTGCCATCTGGCTCGTCTACGCCACCACCCTCTACCTGACCGGCTACCTGCTCACCCACCACGACCTGCGGGCCTTGCTGGCCCGGCCGGGGACGGGCGCGCTGCCCTTCTGGCTGGGCGTGGACCTGGTGGTGGCCATGCCGGTCTCCTGGATGCCGCTCGTGGCCGACTACAACCGCTTCGCGCAGCGCCCGGCGGCGGCGTTCTGGGGGACGTACCTGGGCTACTTCCTGGCCAACGTGTGGTTCTACGCGCTCGGGGCCCTCTTCGTGCTGGCGCTGCGGACCCAGGAGGTGATCCCGGCGGTGCTGAGCGTCGCCGGTGGCGCGCTGGCCCTCCTCCTGCTGCTCGTGGACGAGACCGACAACGCCTTCGCCAACATCTACTCCACGGCGCTCAGCCTGCAGAACATCCTGCCGCGCGCCCCCCAGCGCCTCCTCATCGTCCTCGTGGGGACGCTGTGCTTCGTCGTGGCGGTGAACGTGAACCTGGTCGCCTACGAGGCCTTCCTCTTCCTCATCGGCGCCGTCTTCGTCCCGCTGTTCGGCGTACTGGCGGCCGACTACTTCGTGCCGGGCGGCCGAGCCCGCGCGCCCCTGTCGCAGGCGGCTGCGGACGGCGCGGGGCGCGCCGAGGGCGCGGGGCGCGGCGTCTCCCTGCCCGGTCTGGTGGCCTGGGCCGTGGGCTTCCTCGTCTACCAGTGGATCGCCCCCACCGCCCTCCCGGGGTGGGAGGGGGCGCTGCGCGCGGCCTTCACGGCGGTGGGGTTGCCCTTCCCGCTGCGGGATGTCGTCCCCTGGCTGGGCGGCTCGGTGCCGGGCTTCCTGGCCGCCCTGGTGGCGTACGCGCTCCTGCGCGGCGTGTGGCCACGGTAG
- the thiM gene encoding hydroxyethylthiazole kinase, which yields MATVVSGTRLAEAWAAVRRRRPLVHHLTNVVTAGDVADVTLACGARPVMAQAREEVEEVAAQAAALVLNLGTPTRERLAVLLAAGRAANRHDVPVILDPVGCGATRFRRAAAARLLEAVRVRVVRGNRAEIATLAGLEATMVGVESGETPVDPLEAARRLAHRSAAVVAATGEHDVVSDGAQAWTVVHGHPLLTRITGGGDMVTAVVAAVAAVEPDAVVATLAGLVAFGLAAEEAARGARGPGSFRPALLDALAGLDPGRVRDGAAVREAAGLTDRG from the coding sequence GTGGCCACGGTAGTCTCGGGGACGCGGCTGGCCGAGGCCTGGGCCGCTGTGCGCCGGCGGCGCCCCCTGGTCCACCACCTGACGAACGTCGTCACGGCCGGCGACGTCGCGGACGTCACCCTGGCCTGCGGCGCCCGGCCGGTGATGGCCCAGGCGCGCGAGGAGGTCGAGGAGGTGGCGGCGCAGGCCGCGGCCCTGGTCCTCAACTTGGGCACCCCCACCCGGGAACGGCTCGCCGTGCTGCTGGCGGCCGGGCGGGCGGCCAACCGCCACGACGTCCCCGTGATCCTCGACCCGGTGGGGTGCGGCGCCACCCGCTTCCGCCGCGCGGCCGCAGCCCGGCTGTTGGAGGCGGTGCGGGTGCGGGTCGTCCGGGGCAACCGGGCCGAGATCGCCACGCTCGCCGGTCTCGAGGCGACCATGGTCGGGGTGGAATCCGGGGAGACGCCGGTCGACCCGCTGGAAGCGGCACGCCGGCTGGCGCACCGGAGCGCGGCGGTCGTCGCCGCCACCGGGGAGCACGACGTCGTGAGCGATGGGGCGCAGGCCTGGACGGTCGTCCACGGCCATCCGCTCCTCACCCGCATCACCGGGGGCGGGGACATGGTGACGGCGGTGGTCGCCGCCGTGGCCGCCGTGGAGCCGGACGCGGTGGTGGCCACCCTGGCTGGGCTGGTGGCTTTCGGGCTGGCCGCGGAGGAGGCCGCCAGGGGGGCACGCGGACCGGGGAGCTTCCGTCCCGCCCTGCTGGACGCGCTGGCTGGCCTCGATCCCGGGCGCGTGCGCGACGGCGCGGCGGTCCGCGAGGCGGCAGGTCTGACCGATCGCGGGTGA
- the thiE gene encoding thiamine phosphate synthase, which yields MGRTGLAVDLRLYVITDRALAGCSHEEQVAQAIAGGATAVQLRDKSLPPDALVAIGRRLRRLTREAGVLFLVNDRPEVASACDADGVHLGQADGDLARARAHLGPERVIGRSVDTVAEAVQAEREGATYVSLGPIFPTRTKPDAGPVVGLEGLRRVVQAVRIPVVAIGGIDAGTAAAVITAGAAGVAVIRAVVGQADITAAARALRAQVDAALARRGGAAP from the coding sequence ATGGGGCGGACCGGGCTGGCTGTGGACCTGAGGCTCTACGTGATTACCGACCGGGCCCTCGCCGGGTGCTCCCACGAGGAGCAGGTGGCGCAGGCCATCGCCGGCGGAGCCACGGCCGTCCAGTTGCGGGACAAGTCCCTGCCGCCCGATGCCCTCGTGGCCATCGGCCGGCGGCTGCGGCGCCTCACCCGGGAGGCCGGGGTGCTCTTCCTGGTGAACGACCGACCCGAGGTCGCCAGCGCCTGTGACGCCGATGGGGTGCACCTCGGCCAGGCCGACGGTGACCTGGCCCGGGCGCGGGCCCACCTGGGTCCCGAACGCGTCATCGGGCGGTCCGTGGACACGGTGGCGGAGGCGGTACAGGCGGAGCGGGAGGGGGCGACCTATGTCTCGCTGGGGCCGATCTTCCCCACCCGGACGAAGCCCGACGCCGGCCCGGTGGTGGGCCTCGAGGGACTGCGCCGGGTGGTGCAGGCGGTGCGCATCCCCGTGGTGGCCATCGGCGGGATCGATGCCGGCACTGCGGCGGCGGTCATCACCGCCGGGGCGGCGGGCGTGGCGGTGATCCGCGCCGTCGTCGGCCAGGCGGACATCACCGCAGCCGCGCGGGCGCTGCGGGCACAGGTGGACGCCGCCCTGGCCCGCCGCGGAGGTGCGGCGCCGTGA
- the thiD gene encoding bifunctional hydroxymethylpyrimidine kinase/phosphomethylpyrimidine kinase, producing MTIPRALTIAGSDSGGGAGIQADLKTFSALGVFGMTAITALTAQNTAAVTGVVEVPPEFVARQIDAVVEDIGVDAVKTGMLANAAIIDAVAERIRHHRLPHLVVDPVMVAKSGAPLLRPEAVEALRRLLLPLAEVVTPNLPEAAALTGLTVDSPAAMGEAARAIAALGPRVVVVKGGHLAEEAVDVVYDGREVVALREPRVETTDTHGTGCIFAAAIAAHLARGAPPLEAVRRAKAFVTAAVRGALRLGRGHGPANPMAALSPAEAFG from the coding sequence GTGACCATCCCGCGGGCGCTGACCATCGCCGGCTCCGATTCCGGCGGCGGCGCCGGCATCCAGGCCGACCTCAAGACCTTCTCCGCGCTGGGGGTCTTCGGCATGACGGCCATCACCGCCCTCACGGCGCAGAACACCGCCGCGGTGACGGGGGTCGTGGAGGTCCCGCCGGAGTTCGTCGCCCGGCAGATCGACGCCGTGGTCGAGGACATCGGCGTGGATGCGGTGAAGACCGGCATGCTGGCCAACGCTGCCATCATCGACGCGGTGGCGGAACGGATCCGCCACCACCGCCTCCCGCACCTGGTGGTGGACCCGGTGATGGTGGCCAAGTCCGGGGCGCCGCTGCTCCGCCCCGAGGCGGTGGAGGCGCTGCGCCGCCTCCTCCTGCCGCTGGCCGAGGTGGTCACCCCGAACCTGCCCGAGGCCGCCGCCCTCACCGGGCTGACGGTGGACAGCCCGGCGGCGATGGGGGAGGCGGCCCGGGCGATCGCGGCGCTGGGCCCTCGCGTCGTGGTGGTCAAGGGCGGCCACCTGGCCGAGGAGGCGGTCGACGTGGTCTATGACGGTCGGGAGGTGGTCGCGCTGCGGGAGCCGCGGGTCGAGACCACCGACACCCACGGGACGGGGTGCATCTTCGCCGCGGCCATCGCGGCGCACCTGGCGAGAGGGGCGCCGCCCCTGGAGGCGGTCCGACGGGCCAAGGCGTTCGTCACGGCCGCGGTCCGCGGCGCCCTGCGCCTGGGGCGGGGCCACGGCCCCGCCAACCCGATGGCCGCCCTGTCGCCGGCAGAAGCCTTCGGCTGA
- the pdxT gene encoding pyridoxal 5'-phosphate synthase glutaminase subunit PdxT, with protein sequence MRTVRVGILALQGDVAEHAAVVRACGAENREVRRPEDLAGVEALIIPGGESTTIGRLMARVGLDEAIRERVEQGLPVLGTCAGAILLAREARGGRPPLLEVMDIAVARNAYGRQRESFEADIHVPPLGSAPLRVAFIRAPVIEAVGPAVQVLASFGGQPVLVRQDRLLAATFHPEVLGETALHRYFLETVVRAA encoded by the coding sequence GTGAGGACGGTGCGCGTGGGCATCCTGGCGCTGCAGGGGGACGTCGCCGAACACGCCGCGGTGGTGCGGGCGTGCGGCGCCGAGAACCGGGAGGTGCGCCGGCCGGAAGACCTGGCGGGCGTGGAAGCGCTCATCATCCCCGGCGGCGAGTCCACCACCATCGGACGGCTGATGGCCCGGGTCGGCCTCGACGAGGCCATCCGCGAGCGGGTCGAGCAGGGGCTGCCAGTGCTGGGGACGTGTGCGGGGGCCATCCTCCTGGCCCGCGAGGCCCGCGGGGGCCGGCCTCCGCTGCTGGAGGTGATGGACATCGCGGTGGCCCGCAACGCCTACGGTCGGCAGCGGGAGAGCTTCGAGGCGGACATCCACGTCCCGCCGCTCGGCTCCGCGCCGCTGCGGGTGGCGTTCATCCGGGCGCCGGTCATCGAGGCGGTGGGGCCGGCGGTCCAGGTGCTGGCCTCCTTTGGAGGGCAGCCGGTGCTGGTGCGCCAGGACCGCCTGCTGGCGGCCACCTTCCACCCCGAGGTGCTGGGGGAGACCGCCCTGCACCGGTACTTCCTCGAGACCGTCGTGCGGGCGGCCTGA
- the pdxS gene encoding pyridoxal 5'-phosphate synthase lyase subunit PdxS encodes MVVDAAPVRPGTERVKRGLAQMLKGGVIMDVTTAEQAQIAEEAGAVAVMALERVPADIRAEGGVARMADPRRIREIMEAVTIPVMAKVRIGHFVEAQILEALGVDFIDESEVLTPADEHHHIDKRAFTVPFVCGARDLGEALRRIGEGAAMIRTKGEAGSGNVVEAVRHMRLVLGGIRRLQALADEELMTAAKELGAPYALVLETRQLGRLPVVNFAAGGIATPADAALMMQLGADGVFVGSGIFKSADPRRRARAIVDAVAHYREPGVLAEVSAGLGEPMRGLDLRRLPEAELLQVRGV; translated from the coding sequence ATGGTGGTGGACGCCGCCCCGGTGCGGCCGGGGACGGAGCGGGTGAAGCGGGGCCTCGCCCAGATGCTCAAGGGCGGGGTGATCATGGACGTCACGACCGCCGAGCAGGCCCAGATCGCCGAGGAGGCGGGCGCGGTGGCGGTGATGGCGCTCGAACGGGTCCCCGCCGACATCCGGGCCGAAGGCGGCGTGGCGCGCATGGCCGACCCGCGGCGCATCCGGGAGATCATGGAGGCGGTGACCATCCCCGTGATGGCCAAGGTGCGCATCGGCCACTTCGTCGAGGCCCAGATCCTGGAGGCGCTGGGCGTCGACTTCATCGACGAGAGCGAGGTGCTGACGCCGGCCGACGAGCACCACCACATCGACAAGCGGGCGTTCACGGTCCCCTTCGTCTGCGGGGCACGCGACCTGGGCGAGGCCCTGCGCCGCATCGGGGAGGGCGCGGCGATGATCCGCACCAAGGGTGAGGCGGGCTCGGGCAACGTGGTGGAGGCCGTCCGCCACATGCGCCTGGTGCTGGGCGGCATCCGGCGCCTGCAGGCCCTGGCCGACGAGGAGCTGATGACGGCGGCGAAGGAGCTCGGCGCCCCCTACGCGCTGGTCCTGGAGACCCGGCAGCTCGGCCGCCTCCCCGTGGTGAACTTCGCCGCCGGCGGCATCGCCACGCCCGCCGACGCCGCCCTGATGATGCAGCTCGGCGCCGACGGCGTCTTCGTCGGCTCCGGGATCTTCAAGTCCGCGGACCCCCGCCGCCGCGCCCGGGCCATCGTCGACGCGGTCGCGCACTACCGGGAGCCGGGGGTGCTCGCCGAGGTCTCGGCCGGGCTGGGCGAGCCCATGCGCGGGCTCGACCTGCGCCGCCTGCCCGAAGCGGAGCTGCTGCAGGTGCGGGGAGTGTGA
- a CDS encoding tyrosine-type recombinase/integrase: MPLRRPSRRRPSPPPRVRGPGGRPLPPLLAEWADELAAQNRAERTIAGYLVDVRQFAEWLRRPLTAARPDDVRAYTHAMQRAGLAPRSRMRRLVALRQFYAYLVATGRVTADPTAEVRLPRVASQYVPGFLRPEEVGALRAAIPDTPAGRRDRALVELGLSSLRVSEVVGLRLDDLFLDRGQVRVRGKGGGTYLQPVTPEAVAALLAWLAVRPRVPHPYVFTALPPRRRRGLHYFSAERILRGYLQAAGISRPLSFHALRHTVGVHLADRGVPLEYIQDLLRHRDPRTTRIYTAVAADRLLEVVRRELRFPGGR; this comes from the coding sequence ATGCCGCTCCGCCGCCCCTCCCGTCGCCGCCCCTCCCCCCCGCCCCGGGTTCGGGGTCCCGGGGGACGGCCGCTCCCGCCGCTGCTCGCCGAGTGGGCCGACGAGCTGGCCGCACAGAACCGCGCCGAGCGCACCATCGCCGGCTACCTCGTGGACGTGCGGCAGTTCGCCGAGTGGCTGCGGCGTCCCCTGACCGCCGCGCGGCCCGACGACGTCCGGGCCTACACCCACGCCATGCAGCGGGCCGGGCTCGCCCCGCGCAGCCGGATGCGGCGCCTGGTGGCCCTGCGGCAGTTCTACGCCTACCTCGTGGCCACCGGCCGCGTGACGGCCGACCCGACGGCGGAGGTACGCCTGCCCCGCGTGGCCAGCCAGTACGTCCCGGGCTTCCTGCGTCCGGAGGAGGTGGGCGCGCTGCGCGCCGCCATCCCCGACACGCCGGCGGGGCGGCGCGACCGGGCCCTCGTCGAGCTGGGGCTAAGCTCGTTGCGCGTCTCCGAGGTGGTGGGGCTGCGGCTGGACGACCTCTTCCTCGACCGCGGCCAGGTGCGGGTGCGCGGCAAAGGCGGCGGCACCTACCTCCAGCCGGTGACGCCTGAGGCGGTGGCGGCGCTCCTGGCCTGGCTCGCGGTGCGGCCCCGGGTCCCGCACCCCTACGTCTTCACCGCGCTGCCGCCACGGCGCCGGCGCGGCCTCCACTACTTCAGCGCCGAGCGCATCCTGCGCGGCTACCTGCAGGCCGCCGGGATTTCGCGTCCGCTGAGCTTCCACGCGCTGCGGCACACGGTCGGGGTCCACCTGGCCGACCGCGGCGTGCCGCTGGAGTACATCCAGGACCTGCTGCGGCACCGCGACCCGCGGACCACCCGCATCTACACCGCGGTGGCCGCCGACCGGCTGCTGGAGGTGGTGCGGCGGGAGCTGCGCTTCCCGGGCGGGCGGTAA